Within the Clostridium scatologenes genome, the region CCTTCAATTTTTCTTCTGATAAGCAGAAAATATGATCCATAAGTTTAACTTTAAAAGATCCAGGAAATTTAGCTTCTTCATAAGCACCTTCTCCTGCTATATTCATTGAAAGTACAGCTGTTACAGCAGCTATAAATTTATCTTCATAACTTCCAGCAGTACCACCACAAAGTGCTCCAAGCATACATCCTGATCCAGTAACTTTTGTAAACATCTCTGTACCATTTTGAATAATTGCACTTCTTTTTCCATCTGTAATAAAATCTTCTTTTCCTGTGGCTGCAATTACACAATTATATTTGCTTGCAAGGCTAATACATGCTTCTAATGCTCCTTCAGAACCTTCAAGAGAATCTACACCCCTTACCTTTGATGCCTCACCAGCTAAGAATTTTATTTCTCCAATATTGCCTTTTATAATATCCACACGACCTACTTCAAATATTCTATTTATTACAGAAAGTTTTCTTGGTATAGCTCCACAAGCCACAGGATCTAATACTACAGGTATATTATTTTGTTTTGCAGATATACTTGCAAGTACTGCAGCTTCTTCTTGTTCTTTGGTTAAAGTTCCAACATTTATATATAATGCTGAGGATAACTTTACAAAATCAAAAACTTCATCATAAGCTTCACACATAGCTGGTGAAGCACCAAAAGATAAAAGTATATTTGCACAATCATTTATTGTTACATAATTTGTTATACAGTGCACCAATGGAACTCTTTTTCTAAGTTTTACTAAATTTTCGGCCACTTTATCCATCATGTTTAAATCATTCATTTTCGATTCCCCCAATATTACTTAAAATCTATATCTGACTTCTTGTAAAGTTCAATAAAATGTCCTACTGGACCCACTCCATGTCCTATGGAAAAAGAGTTTTCTATAGCTTTAGTTATATATTCTTTAGAAAGTGTTACTGCTTGTTTTACGCTATATCCTTTAGCTAAATAAGAAGCTATTGCTGAGGATAGTGTACATCCTGTTCCATGTGTATTTTTAGTGTTGATTCTATGTCCTTCTAAATTTACAAAGCCATCATCACATAGCAGTATATCATTGGCATCATTACATCTATGACCACCTTTGATTAAAACATTTTTAACACCCAATTCTTTTATTTTAACTGCTGCACTTTTCATGTCATTTTTATTTTCTATTTTCATATTCGTTAATACTTCTGCTTCTGGAATATTAGGAGTTACTAAATCAGATATTGCTACAAGTTCCTTTATAGCTTCTTGTGCTTCTGGCTTTAGAAGAAAATATCCACTTTTAGAAACCATAACTGGATCTAATACTATATTTTTTGCTTTAAATTTCAACAATAATTTTTTTATTACTTCTATAGTTTTGCTATTAGAAACCATTCCAATTTTTACACTATCTACATCTATATCAGTAAATATAGATGTTATTTGTGCTTCTATCATTTCATCTGTAACATCCATTACATCTTGTACCCCTACAGTATTTTGTGCTGTTATAGCTGCAATAACACTCATACCATAAACACCTAATGCACTCATTGTCTTTAAATCTGCTTGAATTCCCGCCCCTCCACAGCTATCTGATCCTGCAATAGTTAGGACTTTTTTCACTTTAATCACTCCTTACATGTCTGTGTGGATGATAAATATATTCTAATTTAAGTAAAACAAAAAGTGTATCGCAGAAAAGCAATACACTTAAAATATACTATTTTATATCATAAAATATCTGCTTCCCTACGCCAGTTTTACCTAGATCAGGTTCAAAGGGTTAGAGAATAATCTCTTCTCAGCCTTACAGCACCCCCACAACGAATTTATTAAATTTTTACTTAATTACAATTACATTGTACATATATTTATAAGTATTTGCAAGCTTAAAAATTAATTTTTCTTCTCCTCATGTAAACATTTAAAACTAATCCTAATGATATAAAATTAGTTAAAACAGAACTTCCTCCATAGCTCATAAAAGGCAGCGTAATTCCAGCTATTGGCATAATTCCTATTGTCATTCCTATATTTTGAAATATAGAAAATATAAATGATGCTGTTGTTCCTACACATATAAGTCTTCCAAAAATATCTTTAGATTCCCTAGCTGCATTAATCATTCTATATAACAATATACCAAAAAAAATCAACAAAATAATAGCTCCAACCAATCCCCATTCTTCTCCTACCACTGCAAATATAAAATCAGTATGTACCTCAGGTATATAACCTCCCGAAACTTGTACACCTTTTAAATATCCTCTACCAAATAATCCTCCAGATCCTATACCTATAATTGATTGCATTAATTGAAATGCCGTATCCTGCTGATATAATTCTGGATTTAAAAACGAAATTATTCTGTCCTTCTGATAACTTTTCATCAAACCACTAAACCATATAATTAAGCTTAATGGTATCATTGATATAAATCCATATATTATAACTTTTAAATTTAAATTACTTATAAAAAATATTGCTAATGTTATAAAAAAACATATTAAGGTCATGCCTAAATTAGGTTGTACTACAATTAAAATCATTGGTATAGCAGCATATGCACAAAGGATTGAAAAATTTTTTATATTATTAATATTACCTTCCATATCATCTAATTTTTTAGCAAGCATTAATATTAGACCTATCTTCACAAATTCACCAGGTTCTATGGCTCTATTACCTATTCTTATCCAAGAAGCAGCACCTTTAACAGCTCTACTTGTTATATCATTAAACAGTAATAACGCTACCCCACTCCAGTATATAATTCCGCAATATGAACCTATTGTCTTATAGTCAAAATTTAATAATATATATACAACTATAACTCCAAGAATTAACCACATGAATTGCAAGTCAAAATAGCTAAATCCATACTTATTGTGTGTTGCACTAAAAATATTAGCTATGCCAAAGCATACAATAATTATAGCTGCAAATAACATTATATAATCCAAATCCTTAAAAAACTTCTTATTTAATAAAATTTTTCTCATCCTTTAATTTCCTCCAATACAAATTAAAAACTAATTTCCACATCCATTCATTATTATGTAATAATTTTATTCCTATATCAATGAATAATTTTCAATAAATTACATATATTGTGGCAAAAAATAAAAACATAT harbors:
- the thiM gene encoding hydroxyethylthiazole kinase; this translates as MNDLNMMDKVAENLVKLRKRVPLVHCITNYVTINDCANILLSFGASPAMCEAYDEVFDFVKLSSALYINVGTLTKEQEEAAVLASISAKQNNIPVVLDPVACGAIPRKLSVINRIFEVGRVDIIKGNIGEIKFLAGEASKVRGVDSLEGSEGALEACISLASKYNCVIAATGKEDFITDGKRSAIIQNGTEMFTKVTGSGCMLGALCGGTAGSYEDKFIAAVTAVLSMNIAGEGAYEEAKFPGSFKVKLMDHIFCLSEEKLKEEGKIIWK
- the rodA gene encoding rod shape-determining protein RodA; the protein is MRKILLNKKFFKDLDYIMLFAAIIIVCFGIANIFSATHNKYGFSYFDLQFMWLILGVIVVYILLNFDYKTIGSYCGIIYWSGVALLLFNDITSRAVKGAASWIRIGNRAIEPGEFVKIGLILMLAKKLDDMEGNINNIKNFSILCAYAAIPMILIVVQPNLGMTLICFFITLAIFFISNLNLKVIIYGFISMIPLSLIIWFSGLMKSYQKDRIISFLNPELYQQDTAFQLMQSIIGIGSGGLFGRGYLKGVQVSGGYIPEVHTDFIFAVVGEEWGLVGAIILLIFFGILLYRMINAARESKDIFGRLICVGTTASFIFSIFQNIGMTIGIMPIAGITLPFMSYGGSSVLTNFISLGLVLNVYMRRRKINF
- the thiD gene encoding bifunctional hydroxymethylpyrimidine kinase/phosphomethylpyrimidine kinase, whose protein sequence is MKKVLTIAGSDSCGGAGIQADLKTMSALGVYGMSVIAAITAQNTVGVQDVMDVTDEMIEAQITSIFTDIDVDSVKIGMVSNSKTIEVIKKLLLKFKAKNIVLDPVMVSKSGYFLLKPEAQEAIKELVAISDLVTPNIPEAEVLTNMKIENKNDMKSAAVKIKELGVKNVLIKGGHRCNDANDILLCDDGFVNLEGHRINTKNTHGTGCTLSSAIASYLAKGYSVKQAVTLSKEYITKAIENSFSIGHGVGPVGHFIELYKKSDIDFK